TCACACTTCTATCCCAACCAGTCTGCACTATTGGTAAGAATTCTTCTGCTGTAGCCCACATGTTCTGAAATCTAAATGGCCTTTTTTGAGCTTGATCTCTGTAACAACCAAGTATCATGGGACAATGATCATAATCACCTTCAGGAAGGAATGCAACTTCTGCTGTAGGAAAGAGATCCTCCCACTGAGTGTTGGCTAACACTCTATCAATTCTGGTGAAAACCTTGTGAGCCCCTTCTTGTTTGTTAGACCAAGTAAACTGCCTCCCCACAGTCTTAATCTCATTGAGATTACATTGCAACATACATGTTCTCATATCCTGAATTTCAGAAAACCTGACAGTAGAGCCAATCCTATCTTCTAAGTTCATTATAGAGTTAAAGTCACCCATAATGACCCAAGGTTGAGTAATATCAGTGGCAAGAGAGGCTAAGTGATCCCATAAAACTCTCCTATCTGCTCTGGCATTCATACCATAGATGAAGGAACCAACAAAGTTGAGAATTGTTCCTTTAGGGGTTATGCTGCAATGGATCAACTGAGCACTCATACATCTAATATCTACCTCAAACACATCTGGATCCCAACCCATAATGATTCTTCCTCCTGTAGCATGACATAAATTGGTGGTGAAACACCACCCAGGGCATAGGTTAAGGTAAAGATTTCCTAGTTTAGGAGACTTCACCCTAGTTTCAAGGAGAGTAAACAGCTTGATTTGGTGAGATTGAAGGAATCTTCCCACCTCATTTTGCTTGCTTTTCCTGTTTAATCCCCTTACATTCCAGCAAAGAATGTTATCCATGAGCTTCAGGGGTGATCACCCCCTGAGCCAATGGACTTCCAACAGTGGCAGCTGCAGTACCACTCCCTGACAgttccccttcttcttcctccagtAGTTGATAGCTATTTCTAGTCTGCACTGGCCTCAACTCTCTACACCTCTGAGTGCTAAACCCAGTAGCCATAACAAACCCATCATCCCCCTCCACAGCTGCCCCCCCAGATACTGAGACAGTGTTGTTCTGAGAGTTAGGTGGTGCAACCTTCTGCACCCATATTTTCTTCGTTTTAGGCTGCTTTTTAGCTTGTTTACACACCTCAACTTTATGACCAATTCCTTTGCAATTAGTGCACGAATGTGGCAGCCAATCATAAGTAACCTTTTGATCCACAGTGACTCCTTTTCATTCACAAACTGGATCACATGAGGAAAGTGTTGGTCAATCTTCACATCAACCAGAATTTTAGCAAACATCAGCTTGTCTCTATGCATTGTTGCTTGGTCTACCTTAATAGGAGTACCTACTTGGCCAAAAATCTTAAACAGGCTTTTGTCACCCCAATACTTCACATCTAAATCAGGCAGTTTAATCCATATTGGAAGGGTCTTGACATCCTCCTTAGCATAATTGATGTCAGGTGACCAGGGTTTCAAAATAAGAGGTTTGGAATCAAAGAATTGAGTACCCCCTTGAAGCACCTTAGAACAATTCTCTATGGTTGTGAATCTAACCAGAAAAATGCCTTTCCCTACCAATGCAACTTTGTCAACCCCCATTTTCCCCCAAATTCTATGAGCAAATCCCTCCATTACATGTTGAGGCGGGTTAGCTTCAATCACATAGCATATGATAGCTGATTTCCAGTATACAATTTCATCTTCAATATCCTCAAAATCAATTTGCACAGGAGGTTTAACAGGTAAGTCATCAAGCAAAACAGGGGAAGCAGGTTGGGGTACAACATTATTCACATTATTTGCATTCACAGGCCGAACATATCGCAATACATTCATATTCACATTCAAATCAGTTGCAATCATAGAGTTATCCCCTCCAACAAGTCTCCCGCCAGAATTTGAAAAATGGGTATTGATGGTTTTACCTTGACTTAATCCATTGATCCAGGCATTGAAATCATCACGAACATTGGAGCGATGCTGCAACTCCCTGAGTGAAGATTTCGGGGTAAGAATCTGGTTCTCAATCAAAATTTCATCATCTGGGTATGAAATTTCAGAAGCTTCAGAAGTGAAATCAATTGCGTCTTTCTCCACCATTGCTACAGTAGATGGTCCTTTAGCTTGTGCGCGAGTGTTAGGTTTAGGCTGAACTTGATTGTCACTATTCTTCGTCTTCTTCGCAGAGTTTTTGGCATGCTTTCGAGGCCTGGCCATGGCGTCGAAGAGAGGTTGCTCCTTCGAAACCCCTAAGCGACCAAAAAACTCTATTTTATGGTTAAATATCCGTTTTTCTTAGttcattttagtttcatttatttatttttctaagccAAAGCAATGAATGGACACGATTGACCTTTTAACAATAAAAGGGTCAAGATTGAAGACTATTATAGTGGCTACCTTTTCTTTGTAGCCATTGAAAAACCTTCCTATATTAAAAAGTGTTTCTACAAACGTCTACACGTCACATGACTCTCTCTCTCAATACATAAGTCCATGTTATCAATCCACTTtcatttataaaaataaaaaagtaaaaaaaaatatggttTGCACTGCTCCTCTCTTCTGATTGGTTGAGACAGCTCATCAATGATACTACTATATAAGTTTTATCCTTAGCATTATTCTAATTACTACGTTTCATAATATTAGCTAGCTTGTACTCTAAGCAAGTTAGTAATAAAAGAATTATTCTCTCCTCATCAACTCTTTTTACAGTTGATGAGCCCCATTGTTTGTGTGTTGCTCAAGCTTTGTTCATAATGTTTGTCCGATTTCATCAGATCTGTTGGCccataaaaaaatataacacATAAAATGTTAATACTATGTAACTAAGAGTACGAGTGAATCTAATACATATTGATCAAAGATCCGTTGGCACTACACCCACATAATCTATCCATCCACTCATAGGCGAAGAAAGTTACGTGACGGATCGGAGGGAGTAGAACTACTTTGATCCGTATTACTGTTAGGGCACGCTTGGATTGAGAGTAATGGATtatgggggtaataaaagtcaaaccaccataataaaaggacaatgaaggtgaattgaggtggttgcaaggagggtgatgtggtggtattgtgatgagaagttgtggtagtggtggtgttgtgaggagaagggaggaaggggggaagtaattacccccaaatgagggtaataatcaccctagtgggatggtgggtaactattcctcccatgatgagggtatttgttccccctttccttttattttcttcttgctAACACTAGTTTGTtccctttgccaccacttcatccaCTCATCATCACCTACAATTaccttagtttgacttttattacccctttaatacattaccctcaatccaagcatgcccttaGTATTAGCATTGATGTTGAATTCAGTTGCGGACGGGGACGACAAGAATAATCAGTGTAGGGGCTGGTTGGTATAAGAGGAAGGACGAAGTAGGGATCGGATGATATGTCGAATTCGATGTCACCATTGGAAAGTCAGGTAGTGTTCTCTTCACCTAAAtttcacttatcttatcttatcttatcttattggctctgaacttatcttatcttatcttatctgaacttattgacccttatcttatcttatcttatcttatcttattgacccttatcttattgacccttatcttattgaaacttatagtataaccttatgtaatatttatcttatcttatcttatcttattttattggccctgaatttatcttatcttatcttatcttatcttattgaccatgaacttatcttatcttatcttatcttattgaccctaattttatcttattttatcttatcttatcttatcagatctgaaataagtgaaaataaggtgaagagaacagagcCTAACACGCTTACAAGTTACAACCTCAAAGGTGATGCCAATAGCCACGATATGCCAAGAGAATGAATCCAAACTACATTAGCTACCTTCTTTATTACTCCATAATTCCACATTTCTTTGGACTTGCCAAACACTTGTCtctttaatttgttattttggGGCCCTTTTTTGCTTCCTTATTACGCACCATCCTACGCTCTACTTATTTTCTTCCTTCATTTTGTTTAATGCTTTGTTTACTAATACGTGTGAAAAAGATACGTGTATCGTAGTTAAAAATTTGGGCCGTCTCACTCCGAAAACACATATACGAAGTAGTATATCCCAAATTATTGACAACCACATTATATAACACTCAAAATCTCAGATGTAATGCTTGAAAGTTAGCAAAGAGCTAAACATAGTTGCATACTTGCATGCAGCAAGGACAAATAGTGGACTTTGCTAATCAAATATATGTTAAAACTTCAAAGTCcatgaattattgaattgaaCCTGACTCTATTTATTTAGGAcatcaaacaaaaaatatttgttttcaTCAACCAACCACCCTTAAACTTTTCCTATGTGATTCATCCATAACATTACAAATTTTGGAATTTGGAGTACTGTTTTCAGAAGGTGGCATGTCCACTTCGCACGTGGCTGTTGATAATGGAGAATAGACTCTGACAAAAATCATAATTTCAGAAATTGATACGGAGTAGTTCATAACAACATGGCTAATCTACCCTTTAATATAAAAGGATGATTTTACCATGGCTACAACAAAAAAATGTAACTATTATAATCTTTAAATTTAGACCATCGATATTTAGCATTAAATTCAGACTGTTTATTTTTTAGTTGAttaaaacaaatataaaaaaaaaatacatcaataatttgttttaatttaattgaaaaaaaaaactaaaaatctctattatataagccgtTACAGATTAATTCAGTTATACAATATCATGGCTTCTTCAACCTCTTCCCAATGATttctttgattttgaattttaccattttctttgtttttgttcttatcATTTTAGTGCTCGAagttccaaaaaattaagtggGAGAACTATGATGatattattatattgtttattcTTAACAGGGTGAAGCGGGTGATCATCGATTTTCCTTACAAAACTTTCAGTGATTTGATGGAAGAATTAAAGAGTGATGATATTCtcttataaaaataaaagaattgtTGATTTAATGGGGGTGTAAATTTCATAGACGTTTATGTtcttgtggggggggggggggggggggtaaatGGCAGTTGTTGTAGTTGCTGTTGGTGTTAACAAGAAGAAAGAAATAACGTTTTTTAAGTATAACTAGCTTTTTGGCCCGTTCATCAATAACATTTTTTAAGCATAACTAGCTTTTTGGCCCGTTTGATGAACGGGCTGATTATAGGAAGACGATTGTTTTTTTGTGTTTGTATTAGTCTTCACATTCATATATTTACCATTGATGAAAACACAGTTTTTTTATTGATGAAAAATAAGTTAATCATACATGCTACTACGTATATTACATAAAAATTATGCCAATAGAGCATCTCCTATGTCTCGAATTAAAactaaatacttcgtatatcatGAACCATAAAATCGTAAATGAAAACTGTGACGATTTGGTCACAAAAAGAAGTTGATGCTCATATTTTCCACCTGCTGTAAAATCTTGCTTTTGCCATTAGAATTTAGATGCACCTGAAATCTCTAAAAGAGGTTATATTGGCCTGTTCTCAATGTCATAAAATTCGGCTTATATTCCAGCTTCTTTACGTCACTCCGTGTATTCCACTTTTACGCTTAAAATGGTTGTTTACATCATGTCCATAAAATGTTCGATGAAATGCTTGAACGAAATGTAGATTCTTAATTACTTTCACGGCGTCATTACTGCCCACTTAAAGTCGTGTTAATATTAAACACAAATGACATTCCCATCTCGTAGAACATAAAAATACCCTTGGTTGCACATAATAATTTTCACCCCCTCGAGTCATAGCATTATTATGTTCATGTTACTCACCCTGTATCCATTAATGAGAATCAAATTTGTCTAATTCATCCCGTCCAAACACATTATCTACTTCACCACCAAATAtgccgattgtcatggatttcCCACATTTAGCAGAACATGATATTGAACCCAATtgaacaaaattcagaaatactacctccgtttcaaaaagatctttacagttactatttatacggactccaatgcaatatttaactactaatatatccaatttcgtatgtgaaaaaattataaaaatttgatattctgaaaatacattccgagaacaatctaacaagatcttacatgtaatgttttgatgtatataatggtgagaatttacggtcaaagtttttatactttggacacattttccaaagcgtaaagaactttctgaaacggaggtagtaatacTTTAGTGGCTTTAATAACTACGTACTTAATAATTAGAAAGATCATAGTAGGAAAACAACAAACCTGCAAACGAACTCAATAAACTCCTTagctttaatttatctttttcaaGAAATGTGTCACAACACTATTATTGTTCGTGAAAGAATCTAAACTAACAGATCaaagaaaaaactaaaaaccTTAATTCAAATCAGAACCATAGCAAAAATTGGTAGATAGCATGAATCTAGAAACAAATTAGAGCGAAAGATATCATTATGCTTAAAATGGattaaaaaaagataaatataaGGAAGACAAATTTACCTCAACTAAAATAAGATTATATAAAATCAATTAAGAGAACCCGATTTCAAACAATTTTAGATTTGAAGACAAAAATGCACCCAACTTGTAAATttcttggaaaaaaaaattatgaacagAAGATTAAGATTGTTGCAATGGAGGAACCCGAATGAAAATTGGTTGTGGGTATAAAAATCAATTATATCCGTAAACTCCTACCTTTTCAAATTCATGCATTTATAAattgattagttaattaattaatgattttaaaattaCTAAAAATCTTTCAATGAAGGAATGAATGAATTTGAATGAAACCGTATGAATTAACTTTGTCATTGATTTTCAAGGTTGAAGGAAGTTAGAGAGATAATGAAGGTGAAACATTTTCAATAAATCTTTGTAGAAtcataaagtttttatttattttttctataaaaaaggaaatgaaGATGTCACGTGTCATAAGtggattttaaaaataaaaagaggaaCAAAGGGAGGAGATGCCAAATATCACCATGTCATGGGTAGTTtgggtttttaaatactaggtatgattttgaaaaagaaaaaaaaaatacaaatatcCGTTTTTCTTAGttcattttagtttcttttatttattttttaagccAAAGCAATGAATGGACACGATTGACCTTTTAACAATAAAAGGGTCAAGATTGAAGACTATTATAGTGGCTACCTTTTCTTTGTAGCCATTGAAAAACCTTCCTATATTAAAAGGTGTTTCTACAAACGTCTACAAACCTTCCTATAATAAAATGAggtcaaagtaaattatgtaaatagtgcgaaaagtcaaaataggtcgagtattaagggacagaggacAGAAGGAGTAATACCTACTCGATCCTCTTTGGAAAAATATATCCTTTCTATAAATACTGTACGTTTTTGTGTAGTAACCTACAGATTGAATCCACAGCTACACAAACATATATTtccatttatatatatataatatatatatatctaaaaagaaaaatgggTAGCAATTCAGTAGTACTACTAGAAAATGTTAATGAGGATGTTGATCTCCTCAAATCCCATGCCGAGGTTTACAACAATTTGTTTGCCTTCGCAGACACCCTTGCCCTTAGATCTGCTGTGGAGCTCCGCATTGCGGATATCATACACTCCCATGGCCAACCAATGAGCTTATCCCAAATCGCCTCGAAACTCGAGGCTCCTTCCTTAGATAtctcgtatctagcacgtatTATGCGATTGCTAGTTCGAAAGAACATCTTCACCGTTGATTACAATCAAGGTGAAGGTGAAGAAGCCTTATATGGGCTAACCAACAGCTCAAGGTGGCTCATACATGACCATGACCAAAGCCTTGCACCAATGTTTCTGATATTTTCACACCATTTAGTTGTAACGGCTTATTACGAAATAGGgcgttccataaaggaaggtgGGATCCCTTTTGTGAAAGCTCATGGTGAATCATTTTGGAATATGGCATCTAAAGATAATGAGATAAATAACATGTTTAACACTGGGATGGCTTCTGCTACAAAACCAACTTTAAATGCTGTTATTAAAGGTTATAAGGATGGATTTAGTAAGTTACAAGGAACTGTTGTTGATGTTGGAGGTGGTACTGGAAACTTGATTTCTATGATTGTTCAACAACACCCTCATATCAAAGGTATTAACTTCGATTTACCTCATGTTGTTGCTAATGCTCCTCCACACCCAGCTGTTACTCATGTTGCTGGTGATATGTTCAAGGACATTCCTTCTGCTCATAATGTTATTATCAAGGTAATCattccttcttttttttttttttaatttcattgaataattatttgatCGATCATCCTATACTAGCTTAGCTTGTTCAttgttgattaattaattaattaattaaattatgcatACATGCATGTCAACTAAATCAGTTGGTTAAAGTTGAAAGTTATTAGGTATACCCGgtatgaaataaacttattttgtctgaaatgagtcgaacagaacagagtCTTACACAAGACAAGACGTGGACTTTAAACAacaatttaattaatatattaattataaaattttgcaTTGTAGTCTGTTTTACATGATTGGACAGACGAGGATTGCTTGAGAATCCTAAAGAAGAGTCAAGAAGCAGTATTTGAGAAGAatggaaaaataataataatagatgTAGTTCTTCATCCTGATAGACATGAAATGTTCGATGATGCATCGATTGGGCTTGATCTGTTGTTGATGACGAATTCCGATGGTGGCAAAGAGAGGACTGAAGTTGAGTGGAAGAAATTGTTAAACCAAGCTGGCTTTACTCGCTTCAATTTCATCCCACTTCAAGCTATTATGTCATTTACTATTATTGAGGCTTTTCTTTAATTATTCCCATAATCCATTAATTATATGGAATTTATCATTTACTACGTATGTATTATTGTCCACTTTAATTTGTATTTCTACCATTCCAACTACTTTCAATTCATAATCTAAGTTAATAAATTAAGCTCCTAGCTTATTGATGGTCAATTAAGGTCCATGTCCATCTTAAGTTTACTTAATTTTGACTTTTGCTTAAATTAgcttctcttttttttaattgaagcaaattAGGCCTACAATCATCCAACATGGTAAAAGCAGAAATTGCCAAATTGGGGATTGGATGGATGTGTTACCTTACGTCACCCAAATTGGTGTATCATCCCAATCATTACATAACTCTGATTGAGACTTCCATTGCACGAATCACGttgattaaaatttataatatactctctctctctcaaaattatagtcctgtttgACTAAAAATACAGATATTAAGAAAAGTGTAATTAACCGTGTGGGAAATTGAAATATAGTATACTGATGATGAAAAACTAGAATATAATACATGTTAaaaagaataaagtacatgggaaagagaaaatagtaaatgttaaaaggaataaaatacatttttgtttttggtttgtgGTCCCAAATGAGGGTAACATAGAAAAGTTATTCATAATACTCCATTAAGATGGAATTAATTTGTGTagtagtattatttaattatgcaTGTGTGTCTTATTCTACTTTCAATTCATTATAAACCTCCTTATTGATCGATGCTCAAATTAAGCTCCATGCATCTCTTAATcttactttattattttgaCTTTTGCTTAACCACGTGTTCGGACCTATCAGGGGATCCACTCTTATAAGAAAATTACCAAAATATCTTTAAACGAAAACTCTCCGATGGACTCATATCAGAATCTCGGGTCTCAAATCTAAGCCTCCAGCAAATCCAAGATTTCATACCCctacaattgtttgtgtactaAGAACGCCCTCCggcattactataaatatgacTAATCTAATCATCACACAGGTATGCAATTGTTCTTAAACACACCATCTCTACTCTTtctacaagaaactgacttgaACGTCGGTGAGGATTTTCTCGTGATCCCTCCGAGCCAGTTTACGTTTGTCTTTTTGCAGGAAAATACGATAGCCAAATACACAAAAAACAACAACCCGGTTGAAAGAAACGGTTCACCTACTTGACGAGGTTTCCCCGTATTTACTCTTTGCATTTTCTTCGCAGAACACCACGTTTGTGGCCAATAAGCCCTTACATATAATCAACAAACCCACGTGCGCAAATTAGTCCTTTTACTATCTCTGTTTCAGAAAGATCTTTacaattactatttgcacaaacatTAAGATAAAAGTGGAAattttggttgaatataataaatatggattaaagtaagagaaatatgtaaaaatgtgggtgggtgtaagaaaaaaaaatgaataatataagagaaaatgagtagaaaatggtaaatattgtggggtaagaaggataaggtagtaattttcatgtcaaaaagtagaataaagcaaagtgtaaagaacattatgaaacgtactaaaacggaaagcgtacaGATTTTTTTTGAAGCGGAGGtagtattatttaattgaacCAAATCAAACTCTCATGTTTTGTATGAGTAGTATGTCCATCCAAACCGGTGTATTGTTACTGGCACATGCATTATGcacttttttttggttttaccATCCGGTTCACTTTTAGGGCTAATCCGAATTCGGGACGAGTTTTAGGTGGATAGATTTCAGtgccctcccaattgttgttgcggggatcGAACACGCAGTCTTCCCTACCATGTTCAACCCCAATTGTTACTGAACCAACAGTGCCCTATGTGCTTGACTACTTGTTTAACAAGCCTCAAATAAGTCCCATGATTTACGTCTTTTGTACAAATTAGTCTCTTAACTTTTAATTGTAGCAAATGAACCCTACAACTATTGTGTACtatgtatgtaattaattacaATTGTTAATTAGCCGGTCAATAACTTTTGTAAATTGTAATCAGTTCTTATCAAGTCAATAAGTTTCAATCGTATTCTATACATTTACTTTCTCAATTTTACTCTATTACAGTTAAATCTTACCATATCCTATAAGTTGCAATCAAGCTTATTCAGTCCTATCAAGTCaatcaaattcaattaaatattaaatttagaTTTTGCATATGCCATTACTTGGATTGAATATACACTGAACCATTACACAACCCACGTCCCCACTAATTTACTATTGTCACAAACATTTAGTATTCCAATTAGCAATTGGAATTTTTGGTCCCAATAATGGGTCCTCATAGCAACTGAAGTAAATTTGATTATGACCtatagtttttttttcctttctcttcaTCTAGTTAGGTGATATGCAACAAAATCAAAAGCATTGCTAATACTTAAAATATTATCGAGCAGTGAATCCAGATCAGTGAAGAATTGAGTCGTGAGTTGTGACTTGTGAAAGATGAGAAAGTGGTTAATTTAATTCTTTTTTTACTATGTTGATTGTGAAAGAATTGAGTAGTATGAGCTTAATTACATCTTATTTTTTCTCTGAAATAACTACAAATTTCAGTTTTTATGTTGATTTCTTTCAATGTGATTATTGAACTCTTAAAAAATATTTGTTAATAATTTATTTGACTAACCGATTAATTTAAATCTTAGTTTCTTAATTATTGTTCAATAGAAGTGACATTCCATACTACGTACTtagattaattatgcttaaaaaaaataaaagcttAAATGATACATGATCCCAAACTCTTTTTTGACATgaagaacaacaacaaaataaaaggaTGAACGAGAAGCACATGTGATGCTATTATTGTATTGACTATCGGGTTGTGACCTTATTGTTGAGATCGCTCCACATTGTAGATAATATATTTTGCATCGATCTTGAACATAAATATAGGCGAACGTCCATGCCTACCAGATGTCAAACTCCCTCCTTACAATTTATTACATGTATCGTTATTGGACTATAAGGGAGATACATGTGTCTACAAGTCATATAACCTAGTCGTACAAGTCAGAGCCTAGGTTATACGACTTGTAGACACATGTATCTCCCTTATAGTCCAATAACGATACCGCCAATAGATTTGAGTGATTAATTTCTAAGTGTAAGCGATCGGTACGTTGCAAAGGACATAATTACAAAGCAAACACATTataacttcaaaattccaaccCCAATCCCTTATTCAAGGCTATACAAATTCAATCCCCAAGTTCAATTTCCAATTAAAAGATACAATCCTTTTAGCCATTTGATATTGTTCACAATGACTTATGGACTTCCCCGGCCTTTTTTAAGATACAATCCTTTTTGCCATTTGATATCGATATTATGTTCTCTTCTTTgatgatttttcaatttttttgtgaACATTTCCTTTGGCTGAGAAATATTATGTGTATGGAAAATTCTTAGCATTTAAGGCCCATGTTCAAACCCAATTTGAACGTCATATTAAAAATGTCAAATGTGATAACGGGAGGGAGTATGATAATGGTCAATTCGGGAAATATTATGAGTCAAATGAGATGTTCTTCAGCCATTCGTGTCCTCGTACGTCTTCCCAAAATGGAAAAGCCGAAAGAAAAATTCGATCCATAAATAACGTCACCCACAGTTTACTTGCATATGCCTCACTTCCCCATCCTTTTGGGGTCATGCATTGCAAATGACAACATATCTTCTAAATGTTTTACCAAGTCAATTATTGAGTCATGCCTCCCATCTCCAAATTCTTTACCAACGAAAACCTTCTTATTCTCATATTCGGTGTTTAGATGTCTACGTTTTCCCCTATTTCCGTCAACTACTGCGTTTGTTTGGGGTGCCCTCCAAAATCATTATTTATCGTCATGTGACTTTCGATGAGACTAAGTTGCCGTTTTCTACTTTGAATTCACCAACAACTCACACTTATGATTTTTTGGATGAAGGTTTATCACCCTAGTCATCCATCACCTTGCCTCCCATTCTGCTGCACAGCCCAGCCCAAACACCTCCACGGAGGACCAGTCTGCCAGCCTCCCTCAATCCTCTATTTCTGATATGCACTCACTGCTGGCCCACAGCGCTCCTGCAGCCCAGGAAGCACCTAGTGTTGTCCCACTGCCAACTCAAGTGGATCAGCCCCCACACTTAGCCCAATCACCTACTGGCCCAAATCCTTATTTTCTATTCTACAGCCCATACGTCTAAGCCAACAACCAATTGTCAAACAGATCCATAATCCCAGGGATAAGCGGATAATTGGCGGAGACAAACCGACGCTGGGCATCTCTTGTCTCCATACCAGGTACTCCGTACTTGGTATCATGGCATGCGACAATGTAGTTGGTATAAACAAGTTTATGACTAATTGGTGGTGATCAACTCGATGAATTGGATTTGGCAGGCCTCATGTGAGGTTAGTGGGGTCGTTGAGGATGCTAATCGGGATTTATCGAATTTGGATTCATTTTCAAACAATCATTAGTAAAGATATAAACTTAATGCCTAGTGTAGTAAAGgaataa
This Spinacia oleracea cultivar Varoflay chromosome 6, BTI_SOV_V1, whole genome shotgun sequence DNA region includes the following protein-coding sequences:
- the LOC110786382 gene encoding desmethylxanthohumol 6'-O-methyltransferase; translated protein: MGSNSVVLLENVNEDVDLLKSHAEVYNNLFAFADTLALRSAVELRIADIIHSHGQPMSLSQIASKLEAPSLDISYLARIMRLLVRKNIFTVDYNQGEGEEALYGLTNSSRWLIHDHDQSLAPMFLIFSHHLVVTAYYEIGRSIKEGGIPFVKAHGESFWNMASKDNEINNMFNTGMASATKPTLNAVIKGYKDGFSKLQGTVVDVGGGTGNLISMIVQQHPHIKGINFDLPHVVANAPPHPAVTHVAGDMFKDIPSAHNVIIKSVLHDWTDEDCLRILKKSQEAVFEKNGKIIIIDVVLHPDRHEMFDDASIGLDLLLMTNSDGGKERTEVEWKKLLNQAGFTRFNFIPLQAIMSFTIIEAFL